Proteins co-encoded in one Setaria viridis chromosome 9, Setaria_viridis_v4.0, whole genome shotgun sequence genomic window:
- the LOC117837812 gene encoding LRR receptor-like serine/threonine-protein kinase GHR1, translated as MRLIFLCLSIWAVCYAASSVAASDTEALLEFGRGIRQDPSRREATATPWNPTSALDADGCPVDWHGVQCSGGQILSIALDGIGLVGNATLSALARMPMLRNLSLSNNKLEGFLPRELGSMASLQLLDLSNNRFSGSIPPELTKLAGLGHLNLSSNGFHGALPLGFRNLRKLKYLDLRGNGFTGRLDDIFVQLQSPVHVDLSCNQFSGSLASISDNSSMASTLQYLNVSHNVLSGALFDSDPMPLLDSLEVFDASFNMLSGNIPQFNFVISLKALRLQNNNFSGSIPEALFRETSMVLTELDLSCNQLRGPIRRVTSTNLKYLNLSYNSLEGALPITFGSCSIVDLSGNMLSGNLSVARTWGNYLQMIDLSSNRLIGTWPNETTQFLRLTSLRISNNLLAGELPIVLGTYPELISIDLSLNQLHGPLPGNLFTAVKLTFLNLSGNSFEGNLPLSNSDAKNSTSIDLSIFPVRTSNLSFVDLSNNSLNGSLPTGIGDLSALTLLNLRQNNFTGQIPRAITKLKNLLYIDLSSNHFNGSIPDGLPDELVEFNVSYNNLSGSVPSNLLKFPDSSFHPGNELLILPRSESLNGSDKSDEGRHGMKRGILYALIVCVVVFVTGIIVLLLVHWKINSWKSSEKGTNQGKQPVTQGQSAHRSAETSTTEMHDVSLGSSPTAQSGAVSLPGRERHPESQDVPVDVAYFNEPIGSSSALKDSATSSMPSLSSSPPDACTQHRHSIFRVHSPDKLVGDLHLFDNSVVFTAEELSCAPAEIIGRSCHGTSYKATLDNGYMLTVKWLKEGFAKSKKEFSREIKKLGSVKHPNLVPLRGYYWGPKEHERIIISDYVDATSLSTYLSEFEERNLPPLSVGQRLNIATDIAHCLDYLHNERVIPHGNIKSSNVLIQNSTPSALVTDYSLHRLMTPTGMAEQVLNAGALGYSPPEFSSTSKPCPSLKSDVYAFGVILLELLTGKIAGEIICVNDGVVDLTDWVRMLALEERVSECYDRNIVEAGSSDGAPKALDDMLRIAIRCIRSASERPEIRTVFEDLSSLSS; from the exons ATGCGGCTCATCTTCTTGTGCCTCTCGATTTGGGCCGTGTGTTATGCGGCCTCTTCGGTGGCTGCTTCAGACACGGAGGCACTGCTGGAATTCGGCAGGGGCATCCGGCAAGACCCGTCCCGCCGTGAGGCCACCGCCACCCCCTGGAACCCCACGAGCGCGCTGGACGCTGACGGCTGTCCCGTCGATTGGCACGGCGTGCAGTGCAGCGGCGGCCAGATTCTTTCTATCGCGCTTGACGGCATTGGGCTCGTTGGGAATGCTACCCTGTCGGCGCTTGCGAGGATGCCGATGCTCCGGAACTTGTCCCTGTCAAACAACAAGCTGGAAGGGTTCTTGCCGCGTGAGCTGGGTTCGATGGCGTCGTTGCAGCTGCTGGATCTGTCGAACAACAGGTTCTCAGGTTCAATTCCCCCTGAATTGACTAAGCTGGCTGGTTTGGGGCATCTCAATCTCTCTTCCAACGGTTTTCATGGTGCGTTGCCATTGGGTTTCCGGAACTTGAGGAAATTGAAGTATTTGGACCTTCGTGGCAATGGCTTCACCGGCAGATTGGATGACATATTTGTGCAGCTGCAGAGCCCAGTCCATGTCGATTTGAGCTGCAACCAGTTCTCAGGATCCTTGGCATCGATCTCTGACAACTCATCTATGGCTAGCACGCTTCAGTACTTGAATGTTAGCCATAATGTGCTGTCAGGAGCATTATTTGACAGTGATCCGATGCCTTTGTTAGACAGTCTTGAGGTGTTTGATGCAAGTTTCAATATGCTCAGTGGCAATATTCCGCAGTTTAACTTTGTCATCTCCCTCAAGGCGTTGCGACTGCAGAACAATAATTTTTCAGGCTCCATCCCAGAAGCACTCTTTCGGGAGACCTCTATGGTGCTGACTGAACTGGACCTTAGCTGCAACCAACTTAGAG GTCCAATCAGACGTGTAACATCGACGAATTTGAAGTACCTGAACCTGTCATACAATAGTCTTGAGGGAGCTTTACCAATCACATTTGGAAGTTGTTCAATCGTTGATCTGAGTGGAAACATGCTGTCTGGGAACTTATCGGTTGCTCGAACATGGGGAAATTATCTCCAGATGATTGATCTGAGCTCAAATAGATTAATTGGAACTTGGCCAAATGAGACAACCCAGTTTTTGAGGCTGACATCATTGAGGATTTCGAACAACTTGCTAGCAGGAGAACTGCCAATTGTCCTTGGAACCTATCCAGAGTTGATTTCCATTGACCTCAGTCTCAATCAGCTACATGGACCTTTACCTGGAAATCTGTTTACAGCGGTTAAGCTGACCTTTCTAAATCTTTCAGGCAATAGCTTTGAAGGGAATCTACCCCTTTCGAATTCCGATGCCAAGAACTCGACTTCCATAGACCTGTCCATTTTCCCTGTGCGAACTTCAAACCTCTCATTTGTTGATCTTTCAAACAATTCTTTGAATGGCTCACTGCCAACAGGCATTGGTGATTTAAGTGCGTTGACATTGCTGAACCTTCGTCAAAACAACTTTACTGGCCAAATCCCAAGAGCAATCACCAAGCTTAAGAATTTGCTATACATTGACTTATCAAGCAACCATTTCAATGGTAGCATACCTGATGGCCTCCCTGATGAACTTGTTGAGTTTAATGTCTCCTACAATAACCTGTCTGGCTCTGTTCCGAGTAATTTACTTAAATTCCCAGATTCATCCTTCCATCCAGGGAATGAATTACTCATTCTTCCTCGCTCTGAATCACTAAATGGCTCTGACAAATCAGATGAGGGAAGGCACGGCATGAAGCGTGGAATTCTATATGCATTGATTGTATGTGTTGTTGTATTTGTTACCGGGATTATTGTGCTTTTGCTTGTTCATTGGAAGATCAATAGCTGGAAGAGTAGTGAAAAAGGTACTAACCAAGGTAAACAGCCTGTAACTCAAGGTCAGAGTGCTCATAGAAGTGCAGAAACTTCAACAACTGAAATGCATGATGTATCATTAGGATCGTCGCCTACTGCACAGTCTGGAGCTGTTTCATTGCCTGGAAGGGAAAGACATCCTGAATCCCAAGATGTGCCAGTTGATGTTGCTTATTTCAATGAGCCAATTGGTAGTAGCTCAGCCCTTAAAGACAGCGCTACATCATCAATGCCTTCTTTGTCATCATCACCACCTGATGCGTGCACCCAACATCGTCACTCTATCTTTAGAGTGCACTCTCCTGACAAACTGGTTGGGGATTTACATCTCTTTGACAATTCAGTTGTGTTCACAGCAGAGGAGCTCTCTTGCGCCCCTGCTGAGATAATTGGCAGGAGCTGCCATGGGACATCCTACAAGGCTACACTTGACAATGGGTACATGCTGACAGTGAAGTGGCTGAAGGAGGGCTTTGCTAAGAGTAAGAAAGAATTTTCCCGTGAAATAAAAAAGCTTGGTAGTGTTAAACATCCCAATCTTGTTCCACTGCGAGGCTACTACTGGGGCCCTAAAGAGCATGAGAGGATCATCATATCGGATTATGTAGATGCCACATCTCTATCTACCTACTTGTCTG AATTTGAAGAGCGGAATCTCCCACCTCTGTCAGTAGGCCAGAGGCTGAACATTGCAACCGACATTGCCCACTGTCTAGATTACCTGCACAATGAGCGTGTTATCCCACACGGCAACATTAAGTCATCGAATGTcctgattcagaactccactcCATCTGCCCTGGTAACCGACTACAGCCTTCACAGGCTGATGACTCCGACGGGCATGGCCGAGCAGGTCCTCAACGCTGGTGCCCTAGGATACTCCCCGCCTGAGTTTTCAAGCACCAGCAAGCCATGCCCATCTCTGAAGAGCGATGTATACGCTTTTGGTGTGATTCTGCTCGAGCTGCTGACAGGGAAGATTGCTGGTGAGATCATCTGTGTGAATGACGGCGTGGTTGATCTGACGGACTGGGTGAGGATGCTAGCACTGGAGGAGCGTGTCTCGGAATGCTACGACCGGAACATTGTGGAAGCTGGGAGCTCAGATGGCGCCCCGAAGGCGCTGGATGACATGCTGCGCATCGCGATCCGATGTATCCGGTCTGCGTCGGAGAGGCCGGAGATCCGGACGGTGTTCGAGGACCTCTCGTCCCTGTCGTCGTGA